In a genomic window of Polypterus senegalus isolate Bchr_013 chromosome 13, ASM1683550v1, whole genome shotgun sequence:
- the LOC120542892 gene encoding parvalbumin, thymic-like, whose translation MTMTDVLSAADIAAALNACQDVGSFNYKSFFATVGLSRKSPADVQRVFDIIDQDRSGFIEEEELQLFLQNFSKNARVLTVAETRAFLKAGDLDNDGKLGAEEFTALVHT comes from the exons ATGACCATGACTGATGTGCTGTCAGCTGCGGACATTGCGGCAGCGTTAAATGCTTGTCAAG atgtcGGCTCCTTCAACTACAAGTCTTTCTTCGCCACGGTTGGGCTGTCCAGGAAGTCACCAGCAGATGTCCAAAGAGTCTTTGATATCATTGATCAGGACAGAAGCGGCTTCATCGAAGAAGAGGAGCTGCA GTTGTTCCTACAAAATTTCTCTAAGAACGCAAGAGTGCTGACAGTTGCCGAGACCAGAGCTTTCCTCAAAGCCGGTGACTTGGACAACGACGGAAAACTCGGGGCAGAAG AATTCACTGCCTTAGTGCACACTTAA